GCCAAGGTGGAGACACACGATTAAAAAACTGTGCGCTTGAATTCCTGGAAAGCAAGATCGGAGTGTGAAGTCTCAGGGACAAGAAAGCAGACCCAGCCCCTTAAAAGGAAGGAACATTGTGCGTTTCCTTGGCAAACTGTTCTTCAGGCTTTCTCACATATTAGGGCAGAATGTTCTTCAGTCTTCAAACGATCTTGACTTTCTGGAAGAACATACAAGAACACGGATAATAGCAACAGGATGTTGAAATATCTCTAGTTAGTTGGATTAAAAAGTTGGCAGTCCTCACCTAGCCTCAGCAGTTAAGCAGGGTTTAATACTAACCCTAACCTGGAGAGTTCACCAGAAATCTGAAGCTTATCCTGGAAGTTGAAAAAACATCCCGGAGGAAGAGAAACATGAACTGCTTCCATAATGTTGCCAAGAGAATGTCATGGATGTTGTCTGTGGAGTTCCCAGGATTTGAATTTGACTCCAGGAATCTTCTTGGCTTGAATGCTGTACCTTCTCTGGGAATCGTAGCAGAAGAACAGGGAGAAATGGAGGGCAGAGTAAAACGGCTCATTAGTTTAGAATCCCAGCATTGCCACAAGAGTCCAGCTCCCCCTTGAATTTCATTGACCTTATCTagcgccaatttagtgctgatggTTAGTGGACCACATTCTCGTGTATAGGCTTCAATACATCATTCATGCTGCGATCTATACGGACGGTCCTGATTTTTTGCACCTGATTAGGAATGTAGGAAtccaatttttaatttgattggaGATCAGCCTCCCTGCCTTTCTTCCACTGAGTTTGTACGATGCGGAAGACCAAAATGTGCTTGGCTGAATGTTGGGGTCAAGAGGTAAATCCAATCTGGTTGGGTAGACTACACTTCAGTGGGTTGTGCTAACTGGTTAAATTATTAGCTAATTTTTTACCTTACCTTTCCTGCAGGAGCTCAAGGCAGTGTCTATAGCTCCCCACCCCCAATAACAGCTTTGGGGTTGGAGAAAGAGGGCCGTCCATGGCTGAAGGTGGACTAGAAGACAATCCCAACTTAAAAGCAAGGAAATGCCCCCTTTAACCCCCTCTGGCCTCATATTTCTCTACCTTTAGCTGTTTCACCTGACTTCATGCTGCTCTTTTTATTGCTCCCTTGTGTTTATTgatcattgttttctttttaaatgttgaaacGCCCAAGATTCCCACAAGCAAAAGAGCAGGTTGGAGTCACTCCAAAAATACCCAAATACCTCTCTGGCTCTGCAAGCCAGAATATCCTCTGCAAACGTTTTCGCTTTTCAAAACAAACTTTGCGCATATCACCTGGGGCCTGTTTATGCTGAAGGCAACTGAGGGCTGACTCCACAAAAGAAAGGTTTTGTGCTCTAAATTGGGGCTGGGCTGTTCTTCTTTTTCACCCTCGCTTCTTGTAACTCCTGAATTGTCTCTTGAGAATAGATGTAGAGCTTTAAAATGCCAGGTACCTCCAGATAGTTTGCTGACAAACTGATTCACCCGCAGagtcccctccccaccccgttCATTGTGTAACtttagtgtttcccaaccttggcaactttaagctgtgtcaatttcagctcccagaatccctcagccagcataggaggaagaattctgggagcggaagtccaCATAGCTTGAGAAAAGTTGCTTAAGAAATGATcagctctgttgtgacccaggccccagtaggtagtaggaaactcagtcagtgtaaaagcaaacaaactttattcaaaaagctgagaattacttcattctcagcatagttcaactaaattaaagcaaattcctcagtcctatcaccaaccgtggtccaattaggcaaactgccaaaagcctttcttggcaaaagttcagaagacatcagtacgaaacaaatgcaacaagacaaagttaTCAgccttgttttccggcaaagagcccaaatgctgttgctggtcttttaaaccttatgggaaaggccaatcatctcttggccctactcccgagtcgtcctctttgcttgagctgctcttgccttctggcagctcttctcatgcgtgcattaggaacaggctccttctgttcctctgcctcactactgtcagtctctggaggctctggagtctgcacctcagcctctgacacagagctctcatccaggccttccccagcctccaggcctatcccacactcttcctcagcctcatcgctgtccgactccgttgccagttctgcaggctgctggtggaccacaacaagctctatctgtctctctggaTTGGGGCTAAGATGCCATCTCACCTCATGCTGCCAAGGGAGGCCAGTAGAAGGAAACAGCTTGGCTGAAGTGAAGGGATATTTCCAGGTCAGGCAGCTCCTTAAGACAGAAGGCCTTGCTTCTTTCCCAAGGGGACACAATAGCCTGCCGTCTCTTCTCTTGGAGGTACTGAAATGCCACTTTAGTTGAGAGCAATGGGGAAAGCAAAGTCACACCTGCTTCTCAATCCCTCAAGGTTTTTCTCCCCGCACCAAATGTAGAGCTGACAAGGGAATCCTCTCACAATGAAATCGGTTGTTTCATAGCTGTGCTTACATTAGCTTCTAGTGAGAATGGTTTTTTCCCCACATAGTTTACACATATTCTCATTCTCAGATTTTAAGTGTGTGAAAGGCCTCATGGGGGTGGTTTCAGAAGCAAAGAGGACCCCTGTCTCTCTGAAGGAAACATCTCGGCTCCATTGCCTaagccagtgatggtgaacctttgatgTCACCATGTGCCAACCTGcaggccggaagtggcacgcaaaaccatcccgtgAGGTATGTGCGGCCCTGCTGGCCTTCGTGTGTGCGGAAGCGCTGATACCCAGAAGAGCGGCGGCCCATCGCGCATGCGCGAGCCGGCATCCAAACACCTGGATACTGGCATGGATGCGCAcccgacaaacagctggccatcgcgcatgcacgGGATGTCAACCTGGAAGGCCGGCtgccggcctgcgcatgtgtgatggAACGCCGTTCTTTTGGGTTCCGCTGCTCCCGCGCACACGACAGCTAGCTGACCGGCACGTGTGTGATCACAGAAATGTGGAATGGGAGCTAGCGAGGCTGCACATTCTTCgcaggatggtttcgcatgctgcttctggcacgcatgccataagttcgccgaCACTGGTCTAAGCTGTGGCCTTTGTAAGATGTGTGGGCTCCAGTGTTGGCTGGGGCATTTGGTGagatgaagtccatgcatcttaaaatggcagaaattgagAAGCACCCAGGGAGAAGCTTTCCCTGTGTGGACGCGGGAAGGAGCCCAGCTCCCAGGGAACAAAAGGCATAGacatttccccttttctttaaaaacaaaaaacaactccCCCCTCCCAAGCACTGCAAGGTAGTAAAGACAGGAATTTAACAGGGCTGGGTTATTTCTAGCAGCAGGTCCACAGATGTGTCACTTTGCTCTGAGGGATAAAAGATGGAACACCTGAGTTGTAGAACATCTGCTCATTCTCCAGGATTTCCAGGCAGGGTCTGCTCAACTGGTTCCCTTGAAACCCTGCAGAGCAACCGCCACACGGAGCATAGTGGAGCTTCCTAACAGGGCGTCCTCTTGGCTCAGTCCCTGGCCTGCAGAGAAATGGGATCTGGGATCTTATTTAGGCTGGAAAAAATCTGCAGCCTTTGAGAGCCACCAACTACCAAAGAAGACAATCCAGGGCTgacgggagggagaaggaaatgcCTGGGTCAGTTTCTGAAGGAGACACTGTCTTCCGTGAGTGAGGCTACCCTTTAGTCAGATGGGAGAGCTTCAATCTAGCAATCAATTGGAGCATCttctccaatttgaactgaggagTAGCTGAAGCCACTGTGGATCTGCTGGGATCCTCTGTCTGCCACCTCCTGGCAGTCTGAAGCCCTCCTCTGATGCTTCCCTGGGACCCTCTGTTGGGTTAATTCTTCTCAAGAGCTTCCATCTGGAATTGCCTCCTTTCTTAGTATGGTTACGCCCTTGCCAGCTTGGCCTCGCCCTGTGCCAAAAGCAGGTATGGGCCAGAGCAAATCAGAGGCCAAGAAGACTGAAAGCCACAACAAATAACCCAGGAGTAATTCAGGTTATTATGTACAAAAAGGAAACGACGGAGTCTGGCATACCTGAACAACCTGCAGGGCATGCGCGCCTGGCCATAACGCTCCAGGGGTGTCAAGAAATGCAAATTGCAGCTGAAGTTCATCCGTCTGTCAACTGCCAGGCTGCGGCATGCACTCTTCGCCGCTGGGGAGGACCCATCAGTCTGTCTGCAGGTTCTCCTCGGTTGACTTTTCAACCTTGTCAGGAAAGTGAAATGCCATTAAGGAGGTCAGGCTCCGAGTTCAGCTGGAAAATTAATCCATTTCTTCCTCTGAGAAGTTCAGGAGGGCTTTTTGGATGCTGGAAAACAGGGTGCCTTAAAAGGAAGCAAGGAACCCCCACCGACAAGGGCTTAATTTTCCATAGCCTTAAACAATTTCCTATTTCTGGCACTTTGATTGGCGGCTCCCGGTTGCTGTTTTCATCGCAGCTTCTCCCCTCTCGCCTTGGGCTCTGCTGGGCCCTGGTGTCTGCTTTGGCATCCCAAAGATGACCGTGTTTTACAGAGATTGATGGTATTCAGGACACGGCTCATCATTCTACATTTATTTCCTTAAATCATTTTATATCTCTTTCGTTTAAACACACAAAATCCAGGCTGCTTTGAAAAATGCCTAAAACCCGGAATGTGCAGTCCAGCTTGTCTCTTGATACACAAAAGATTTGAAACAGCTTTtgtgcatgtattttttttttccaaagggacTTGGAGAACAAAAATGCCCTGGCTGGACACCCTCAGAACAACAGCAGCCCCTCCGAAAGATGTTTGGGGCCATGTATAGGTGCAGCTCCTCGCTGCAAATCAACAAGGCAATTCTGGTTTGGAAAGAAACCACAAGGCTAAAAatgggagggtgtttttttttaaacggcTTCACTTGTTAATTCCTTTCCTTATTACAGCCCAAAGCAAGGGATAGAAAGCACAGATAAAGATAGCAAAATAAAACTCTGGATGACCTCAAGACGGTCAACAAATAAACCGAAACATAACCACGGGAGGCTCTTTGCATTAAACTTTTATTACATTTAAGAAATACCCCCAAGTTCCAGTGCACAATTTTGCTTGTCGCATAATCAGGTTAAATCTTGGGACGGATGCCAAAAGATTGCCTAGAGATTTGGACCTCTCATTTTGGAAGCGAAGAAGCTGCATCATGTCTTCTGTCTAAGTTTGCTTGGCAGCCCAAGGATGGAGCAGGTTCCTCAGCCAAGGCCTTCCAAACTTTTCCAGCAGGCTCCTGCTTGCTGTTTATTGACTTACGATGTTCCTCTTGCAGCCTCTGCTTACTCAGCAggaagcagtcaccaactgggaATTGGCAACTGTTAGGATATGATCTTCACACCCTTGTAGTccgcaggtcttaaagttgccaaggttgagcccCCCCTGGTATAGAAGATGCTTTTCTCCtgggtggggttttttcccctctggctGTCTGGGAAGTGAGGGTTCCTTTCCCTGTTCCTGGATCCTTTAATGGATTTGGTCCCTCCAGCCTGCCAGGTGCTTTGCCCTAGCATCACCCAATGTGGTACCCAACTTTTGGTTGAATGACTGGggattttcctccttctcctcctcctcctcctcccccctccgttCTGGGCTGGAGCCCCCTTCCGCTCACATCTCCTTCCTcgcttctcccttctctctcttccagaTTATGCCTGGCCTTTGCCTAAACAACTGTGTCCCATCTGGATTTCCCTAGATGTCCTCTTTTCCACGGCCTCCATCATGCACCTTTGCGCCATCTCCCTCGACCGTTACGTCGCCATCCGCAACCCCATTGAACACAGCCGGTTCAACTCCCGCACCAAGGCCATCATGAAGATCGCTGCCGTCTGGACCATTTCGATGGGTAAGCGGTTCCTCTCGTTGACCGGGGCCTTGTCCTCAAGTGAAGCTCCAGTGAAAATCACAATCGTAATAAAACAGCAAGTTCTAACAAGTGTGTGATTTGGGCTGAAAGACAGCAGATAATCAATTGCTGCAGAAAACCAAAAGTATTTTCCTTTAAATGCTTGGAAACATTGATTCAAGAGGAATTTTGGTTGCCTTTCCATGTTACCTGTTTAGTATTGTATGTTTGAAATGATGCATTTTAGCTAACCAATCCAACTTCTACTAGATTTAAACCTAGGTTTTACTAGGCTTAGTCTTGTTTTTACAAACTGGAgcccagtcagtcagtcagtcagtcaatcaatgttACAGATCAATCAATGCTCCATGGGCAGCTGTCTGGAGCAGGGTTTCCCAATCTTCTCAACATTTAGAAGTGTTGACTTCAAttcctggctgaagaattctgggcgttgaagcccccccccttttaatgttgccaaggttagaaACGGTgctctaaggcagtgatggcgaacctttttgccatcttgtaccagaaggggggagggggtcgcgcatgtgcccacacccataattctatgctccccatgctcccccccactcctggcactcctagagaggctctggaggctggggacagcaaaaaacatcacttcctgttgaactggaagttgggaaatggaccATTTCTGCCCTCCGGAGGGCCCCCAGGGGatgggggaaggccgttttcgccctccccagactcatagagaggctctggagccaagtgagagagaaaaacaggccttccccaccaccaccccaggccttccagaggcaggaaacagcctgtttccctacttccggtgggcccagaagacctgaaaatgagcttgcgtgcccactgatatgcctACGCGTCCTCCCTGTGGCACACGTACCatgggtttgccatcatggctctagggtACATGGGGCAGCTTCTCACCCCTTTTCTTTCCCTGCTTTGAAGCCGGACCCCTTTGCTATGGGTGGCCACATGTCCTGCGGTCACAAGGGAGACCTGCTCCCACTGGGCCTGTCTTGTCAAGAGGGACCCCGGAAATGAAACACAAAGgtttttatgtctatggagattctccgtcttccaggtcacggttgtcccaaaggtgctttgttcaagaggcaactggagtttctttgtttttctttgaagacgtttcgcttctcatccaagaagcttcttcaactctgacttctttaacttcttggatgagaagcaaaatgttttcaaagaaaaaccagaaagttcatttgccttttgaaaaagcccctttgggacaaaggCTTCTACATGATGGGGATGGGAGGGTGGAagcaagagaggaagggagacatGGGGTGGGTTCCTGAGTTGCGTCGGAGAAAATTGGGCAGAAGCTCTTGGCTCCAGCAATGTTTCGGTGCAAGATGGCCGCCTGCCTTCCCATCAGGGCTATGGGCGCCACCTAGTGGAGCCAAGGAAGATCACACACTTTTCTTCCTAGTCTTTCCTGTACACCAACCCCACCTCTACAATCAGAGTCAGGATAGTTTAAGAAGGGGATGTGCAGGACTCTCTTAATCAGAACCGATCATCTCAATACAAAGAGATTCAGCCTTTCTGGGCAACTGAATTTCTATTTGGTGGACTGACtgttggactccaattcccacggCTGTTGCTCATCTGCCAAAATGTCTGGCTGCCAGGACGTTGAGGAAAGGCCTTCTAAGGAGGCAGAGGGGGGTCTTGGAGAGTTAATACCAAAGGACCGTGGGAAAAACCCAGTTGCGTCTTGGCCATTTCATGAAACATCTCTAAACTGAccctggaccagtggtgaaatccaatttttttttactacgggttctgtgggtgtggcttggtgggtgtggcaggggaaggatactgcaaaatctccattcccaccccactcgggggtcagccagaggtagtatttgccagttctccgaactgctcaaaattcctgctactggttttccagaacctgtcagaacctgctggatttcacccctgccctggacgCCTTCACTTCCTTTGAGAGAGGAAGCTCTGGTGGGACTGGTCACTCTGACAAGGCCCAAATCATAGGTATCCAAGGCCCAGTCACCAATCCAATGGAAATAGTAGCCCTTTTCTCCATGTCTGCTTCTCTTGATGGGCCTTTCTTCTTGGCATGTCTTCTCCTCCAGGTATTTCACTGCCCATCCCAGTCATCGGCTTGCAAGATGATTCTCGGGTCTTTGTGAACGGAAGCTGTGTCTTGAACGACGAAAACTTTGTCCTCATTGGCTCCTTTGTGGCGTTCTTCATCCCGCTGATGATCATGGTGGTGGCCTACTGCCTGACCATCCAGGTCCTGCAGAAGCAGGCGTCTCTCTTCCTCTACGGGGAGCCCCTCAAGCCGAGGAGGAGCAGCCTGAGCTGTGTGAGGAAGGACCCCAACGTAGAGAACCTGTCCATGCTGCAGAACCACGAGGCAGCTTCCCACTTAAACTCTCCGGTCAACAAAGAAGGAGTTCTTTTCCGGAAAGGCACCATGCAGTCCATCAACAACGAACGCAGGGCTTCCAAAGTCTTGGGGATCGTCTTCTTTTTGTTCCTGATTATGTGGTGCCCGTTTTTTATCACAAACATCATGTCCGTTCTCTGCCAGGATGCCTGCGACAAGGCGGTTCTCCGTGAGCTTCTGGACGTGTTTGTGTGGGTGGGCTACATCTGCTCGGGGGTCAACCCCCTGGTCTACACACTCTTCAACAAGATCTACCGCAGGGCTTTCTCTAACTATATCCGGTGCCGCTACGAGAGTGGGAAAAGGGCCTCCCAGCTGCACAGCCAGTGCCCCAACGTCTCCTCCACAGCCTTCTACGGCAAGGATCTCAACTTGAACAGTTACCGCCATGAACTCAACAGCACGGAGCTGGACGAGATGGAGGCGGCTTTGGAAATACACGTAGGGACCCCGGAGACCTCTGTCAACAGCTGCAGCGGTGAAAAAACAAGTAGCGTGTAAACTTACACGCTTCTACTCACCTCTGAATCTCGCAGCTACGAACAATGTTCCTGCTAGTCAA
This region of Ahaetulla prasina isolate Xishuangbanna chromosome 11, ASM2864084v1, whole genome shotgun sequence genomic DNA includes:
- the HTR2C gene encoding 5-hydroxytryptamine receptor 2C, which encodes MSALSGGGILGLTTVSITLDFSLHSSLMAWPLSHNLTGNHSLPTTDPLNSSMGADISRKSIKEKNWPALLILVIIVLTIGGNILVIMAVSLEKKLQNATNYFLMSLAVADMLVGILVMPVSLITILYDYAWPLPKQLCPIWISLDVLFSTASIMHLCAISLDRYVAIRNPIEHSRFNSRTKAIMKIAAVWTISMGISLPIPVIGLQDDSRVFVNGSCVLNDENFVLIGSFVAFFIPLMIMVVAYCLTIQVLQKQASLFLYGEPLKPRRSSLSCVRKDPNVENLSMLQNHEAASHLNSPVNKEGVLFRKGTMQSINNERRASKVLGIVFFLFLIMWCPFFITNIMSVLCQDACDKAVLRELLDVFVWVGYICSGVNPLVYTLFNKIYRRAFSNYIRCRYESGKRASQLHSQCPNVSSTAFYGKDLNLNSYRHELNSTELDEMEAALEIHVGTPETSVNSCSGEKTSSV